The genomic interval TATTTTGTTCAAGGGGAACCTTCATCGAATGAAGAGGAAGGTTTCTGTCCTGTAACGTATACGCAAAATTTAACAGCAGGAAGATGGAAAATTATTATTTTATGGCATTTAAGTCAGGGAACAAAACGTTTTAATGAACTGCAAAGGCTTTTACCTGGCATTTCAAAAGGAATTTTAACAAGACAGTTAAGGGAATTGGAAGTAGATCAAATGGTGCACCGAGAAGTATATAAAGAGGTGCCGCCTAAGGTGGAGTATTCTTTAACCGAAAAAGGAGTAAGCTTTATACCCATTCTTGATTTAATGGGAGAGTGGGGCAAGAAGCATTATAAGGATTAAAGAAAAATGGGGACAGTTAATTGTCCCCATTAGCTTTACAATACTTTATTCAAGAAATCTTGCGTACGCTCATTTTGAGGGTTCCCAAAAATCTCTTGTGGAGTTCCTTCTTCCACAATATACCCATTAGCCATGAAGATAACGCGGTCTGCCACTTCTCTAGCGAAGCCCATCTCATGTGTAACGATAACCATCGTCATTCCTTCTTGGGCCAATTGTTTAATAACATTCAATACTTCTCCGACCATCTCTGGATCCAAAGCACTTGTTGGTTCATCGAATAGCATGATATCAGGGTTCATCGCAAGGGCACGTGCGATTGCGACCCTTTGTTTTTGACCACCAGATAATTT from Niallia sp. FSL W8-0635 carries:
- a CDS encoding winged helix-turn-helix transcriptional regulator; the encoded protein is MARYFVQGEPSSNEEEGFCPVTYTQNLTAGRWKIIILWHLSQGTKRFNELQRLLPGISKGILTRQLRELEVDQMVHREVYKEVPPKVEYSLTEKGVSFIPILDLMGEWGKKHYKD